One genomic segment of Hemibagrus wyckioides isolate EC202008001 linkage group LG08, SWU_Hwy_1.0, whole genome shotgun sequence includes these proteins:
- the zgc:136858 gene encoding uncharacterized protein zgc:136858 isoform X5: MLGKLSSTLQRYISATSCRSDVLFKIHPTVCEALSDHRPVVALESTIITHGMPYPQNLSTAKEVEDIVRAEGVTPATVAVLEGKVHVGLSSDELDSLACSKTTLKVSRRDLPYVISKGLSGGTTVSGTMIAAHKAGIPVFVTGGIGGVHRDGENTLDISADLTELGRTPIAVVSAGVKSILDIGRTLEFLETQGVCVATYGESKSFPAFFSHKSGYISPYNVHNAEEAAELIASTLSLGLQSGVLLAVPLPDEHAAAGQQIEDAIQAAVTEARLKGISGRDVTPFILHRVNELTEGQSLRANIALIHNNARVGSQIARALAERTQQPRGGCRNQKDENQASKPKTIVVGGVNVDFIAKGASKKLLFGQTNPGSVCQSFGGVGRNIADCLSRLGQTVLFISAIGADSHSDAVLNYCKHMFCVNLSVRSELDLDKRDPGSLLCVQQDTHAVARLQGQRTATYCAIITESGELSLGLGDMDIHQEIKEQYVSQYEDQLSSASLVVLDGNIPVSTVDYICSLAKKHSVPVWYEPTDAEKACKPFVSESWKALSYTSPNLAELRTMNQTLRLPTPQERKAVCCVLPRTDGTF; the protein is encoded by the exons ATGTGCTGTTCAAAATTCACCCCACCGTGTGTGAGGCTCTGTCTGATCACCGGCCGGTCGTGGCTCTGGAGagcaccatcatcacacatggAATGCCATACCCTCAAAACCTGAG TACAGCCAAAGAGGTGGAGGACATTGTGAGAGCTGAGGGTGTGACTCCTGCCACGGTGGCTGTTCTGGAGGGAAAGGTGCATGTTGGCTTGTCTTCAGATGAGCTGGACTCCCTGGCCTGCAGTAAAACGACCCTGAAGGTGTCCAGGAGAGACTTGCCTTATGTCATCAGCAAG GGTTTGTCTGGAGGAACTACTGTCTCGGGTACGATGATCGCAGCTCACAAGGCGGGAATTCCTGTTTTTGTGACTGGGGGTATCGGTGGAGTacacagagatggagaaaaTA CCCTGGATATCAGCGCAGATCTGACTGAACTGGGCCGCACTCCGATTGCTGTGGTGTCTGCTGGAGTGAAGTCCATCCTGGACATTGGTCGAACCCTGGAGTTCTTG GAAACTCAAGGGGTCTGTGTAGCCACTTATGGAGAGTCAAAGAGTTTCCCAGCTTTCTTTTCCCATAAAAGTGGATACATATCGCCTTACAATGTCCACAATGCTGAAGAAGCTGCTGAGCTTATAG CGAGTACACTCTCTCTGGGCCTTCAGAGTGGAGTACTGCTTGCTGTGCCTCTTCCagatgaacatgctgctgctggacAGCAGATAGAAGATGCCATACAAGCTGCTGTGACTGAAGCCAG ACTGAAAGGAATCAGCGGGAGAGATGTGACCCCCTTCATCCTACACAGAGTCAATGAGCTCACTGAGGGACAGTCTCTCCGAGcca ACATAGCTCTAATTCATAATAATGCCAGGGTGGGCAGTCAGATAGCACGTGCCCTCGCTGAGCGCACACAGCAACCCCGAGGAGGCTGCAGGAACCAGAAGGATGAGAACCAGGCCTCTAAACCTAAAACG ATTGTTGTCGGAGGTGTAAATGTTGACTTCATTGCTAAAGGAGCAAGCAAGAAGTTATTG TTTGGACAGACAAACCCAGGAAGTGTCTGCCAGTCCTTTGGTGGAGTGGGAAGGAATATTGCAG ACTGTTTGAGTAGACTGGGTCAAACAGTTCTGTTCATCTCAGCCATTGGAGCAGATTCTCATAGTGATGCTGTGCTCAACTACTGTAAACATATG TTCTGTGTCAACTTGAGTGTACGCTCAGAATTAGACCTTGACAAACGAGACCCCGGATCTTTGCTGTGCGTTCAACAGGACACTCATGCAGTTGCGAGATTGCAGGGTCAGCGAACGGCCACCTACTGCGCTATCATCACAGAGAGTGGAGAGCTGAGTCTAGGACTTGGGGATATGGACATTCACCAGGAAATCAAAGAGCAATAT GTTTCGCAGTACGAGGACCAGCTCTCCTCTGCGTCTCTTGTGGTTCTTGATGGCAACATTCCAGTTTCTACTGTTGACTACATATGTAGCCTTGCTAAGAAACATTCAGTTCCAG TATGGTATGAGCCCACGGATGCTGAAAAAGCCTGTAAGCCCTTTGTTTCCGAGAGCTGGAAAGCACTCTCTTACACATCTCCCAACCTGGCAGAGCTGCGCACCATGAACCAGACTCTCCGTCTACCTACTCCACAGG AAAGGAAGGCTGTGTGCTGTGTACTACCCCGCACTGACGGTACGTTCTGA